From Candidatus Sericytochromatia bacterium, one genomic window encodes:
- a CDS encoding Ig-like domain-containing protein produces the protein MLSPRKSGSPLQILVLAIALLASCRGNATLPVAPQLENSAEASLFNLSIQAPQQSLAVGEDLQLAVVGTDESDGQVAVRPDWRSSDSGVATVDERGLVRGRQAGTVRISASTQTPPREATLDLVILAPGQSPPSSLPQGPAGMRPSPPGMAPPTPSTGTTLAIYPPTPRVQPGGRLRFLALQGPPGRETPAAVLWRSDNLEIATVDEAGVVTAIRPGTVRIWAQSSAYPAVSASVELAVLAPAPASAISGIRIRPERVVMNVGQSVWLQADVPTFAGGYDPRVRWESGDASVVTVSEEGKLTAIAPGTTTVSAVALGVSRGELAAKVPVEVRNTVLGRIRDILF, from the coding sequence GTGCTGTCCCCTCGGAAATCTGGGAGCCCTCTTCAAATTCTGGTGCTGGCCATTGCCCTGCTGGCCAGCTGTCGGGGCAACGCGACCCTTCCGGTCGCGCCTCAGCTGGAAAATTCAGCCGAGGCATCCCTCTTCAATTTGAGTATTCAGGCGCCGCAGCAAAGCTTGGCGGTCGGAGAGGACCTTCAACTGGCGGTTGTGGGCACGGACGAGTCGGATGGCCAGGTCGCGGTGAGACCAGATTGGCGCTCAAGTGATTCAGGCGTGGCGACGGTCGACGAGCGTGGTCTGGTCCGCGGGCGCCAAGCGGGAACCGTTCGTATCAGTGCCAGTACCCAAACGCCTCCCAGGGAAGCGACACTCGACCTGGTCATTCTCGCGCCGGGCCAATCGCCTCCCTCATCACTGCCACAAGGCCCCGCGGGGATGCGTCCTTCACCACCCGGCATGGCCCCCCCGACACCTTCCACCGGTACCACCCTGGCGATCTATCCGCCAACCCCGCGCGTCCAGCCCGGCGGACGCCTGCGATTCCTGGCCTTGCAGGGACCTCCAGGGCGCGAAACACCCGCTGCCGTGCTCTGGCGCAGCGATAACCTTGAGATCGCCACCGTCGATGAAGCCGGCGTGGTGACCGCCATCCGGCCCGGAACGGTGCGTATCTGGGCGCAGTCCTCCGCCTATCCTGCCGTGTCGGCCAGCGTCGAACTGGCCGTCCTGGCTCCGGCGCCTGCCAGCGCCATTTCAGGCATTCGGATTCGGCCGGAACGGGTGGTGATGAATGTGGGCCAAAGCGTGTGGCTTCAAGCCGATGTTCCGACCTTTGCGGGGGGCTATGACCCCCGCGTTCGCTGGGAGTCGGGGGATGCCTCGGTCGTGACCGTTTCGGAGGAGGGCAAGCTCACGGCGATCGCCCCCGGCACCACCACGGTCTCAGCCGTGGCCCTTGGCGTCTCCCGAGGCGAATTGGCGGCCAAGGTGCCTGTCGAGGTGCGAAACACCGTACTGGGGCGTATTCGGGACATCCTGTTCTGA
- a CDS encoding putative glycoside hydrolase, which yields MLRSFSLLVVASLLVGCAPKASDGEASGANAATTAPATTAPRTASASPASSEPSAGAVAPRAKNFEARGIYITATSMVLPRYVPMLKALKAAGGNTIVFDGKDEGGIVSWQSQVPLAKAIGASKEGPIRDLKAKVAEAHKLGIHVAGRVVCFHDPILAKKRPDLAAKRAGGGVWKELGRQSWLDPSLTAAQDYNIDIAREMVAAGVDEVQFDYIRFPAMGDTQNARYGFDESKVKKHEIITAFLKRAREALKPSGALVSVDVYGIMAWAQPIDVRITGQLLEDMALHTDVMCPMLYPSHFSRGFAGVSNPADQPYLFMHKGLTLMNKKVAGTGVVVRPWMQAMPYKVTSFTPRYISEQMRAGRDTKAVGYMMWNAQNKYETAFSGMASFHGMR from the coding sequence GTGTTGCGCTCGTTCTCCCTGCTGGTGGTGGCCAGTTTACTTGTTGGGTGTGCTCCGAAGGCGTCCGATGGGGAGGCCAGTGGGGCCAACGCTGCCACCACGGCCCCTGCCACCACGGCGCCACGGACGGCCTCCGCGTCGCCCGCCTCATCGGAGCCCTCGGCTGGGGCTGTGGCACCACGTGCCAAAAATTTCGAGGCCCGCGGGATCTACATCACGGCCACCAGCATGGTGTTGCCGCGCTACGTGCCGATGCTGAAGGCCCTCAAGGCTGCAGGGGGCAACACGATTGTCTTCGATGGCAAGGATGAGGGCGGCATCGTCTCCTGGCAGAGCCAGGTGCCCCTTGCCAAGGCGATTGGTGCTTCCAAAGAAGGGCCCATCCGCGACCTCAAGGCCAAGGTGGCGGAGGCCCACAAGCTGGGGATTCACGTGGCTGGGCGCGTGGTGTGCTTCCACGACCCGATTCTGGCCAAGAAGCGGCCCGATCTGGCGGCCAAGCGCGCGGGCGGTGGGGTGTGGAAGGAGTTGGGGCGGCAAAGCTGGCTAGACCCGAGTTTGACGGCGGCTCAGGATTACAACATCGACATTGCCAGGGAGATGGTGGCGGCCGGGGTGGACGAGGTCCAGTTCGATTACATCCGCTTCCCCGCCATGGGGGACACCCAGAACGCGCGCTACGGGTTTGACGAAAGCAAGGTCAAGAAACACGAAATTATCACCGCGTTCCTGAAGCGGGCTCGCGAGGCCCTGAAACCCTCTGGTGCTCTGGTGTCGGTAGACGTGTACGGCATCATGGCCTGGGCGCAACCGATCGATGTTCGCATCACCGGCCAGTTGCTTGAGGACATGGCGCTTCACACGGATGTGATGTGCCCGATGCTCTATCCTTCCCATTTCAGCCGCGGCTTTGCAGGCGTCAGCAACCCAGCCGACCAGCCCTATTTGTTCATGCACAAGGGCCTGACGCTGATGAACAAAAAGGTGGCGGGGACGGGTGTGGTGGTTCGTCCGTGGATGCAGGCCATGCCCTACAAGGTCACTTCTTTCACGCCGCGTTACATCAGTGAGCAAATGCGCGCGGGCCGCGACACCAAGGCCGTCGGCTACATGATGTGGAATGCCCAGAACAAGTACGAGACCGCATTCTCCGGCATGGCCTCGTTCCACGGAATGCGCTGA
- the serC gene encoding 3-phosphoserine/phosphohydroxythreonine transaminase has product MPAAQATVWNFYAGPAALPRPALERAQGELLNFAGTGMSVMEISHRAKPYMALHAEVQTLVRSLLGVPDSHDVLLLQGGASLQFSMVPMNLAAAGGPAAYVNTGEWASKAAKEGKQLAGATVVASSEATRFDHIPALPAIEPSCAYVHITSNETVQGTQWQAFPDTGDVPLVADMSSDIMSRPLDVRRFGLIYAGAQKNLGPSGVTLVVVDKRLYERIPKGLPTMLDYRTHAQADSMYNTPPTLAVYMLRNVLSWLQDQGGVSSIAARNGRKAERLYEVIDRHSDLYAGHARPEARSTMNVTFRLPDEAIEKAFLQGAEAVGLVGLAGHRSVGGCRASIYNAMPEEGVAALAEFMLAFARRGA; this is encoded by the coding sequence ATGCCTGCCGCGCAAGCCACCGTCTGGAATTTTTATGCCGGCCCTGCCGCCCTGCCGCGTCCGGCGCTGGAACGGGCCCAGGGGGAGCTGTTGAACTTTGCCGGGACCGGAATGTCGGTCATGGAGATATCCCACCGCGCCAAACCCTACATGGCCCTTCACGCGGAGGTTCAAACGTTGGTGCGCTCGTTGCTCGGCGTGCCTGACTCGCACGATGTCCTGCTGTTGCAGGGGGGGGCCAGCCTGCAGTTCTCCATGGTCCCGATGAATCTGGCGGCGGCTGGCGGCCCTGCGGCCTATGTCAACACCGGAGAGTGGGCCTCCAAGGCCGCCAAGGAAGGCAAGCAGCTCGCAGGCGCAACGGTGGTGGCCTCCAGCGAAGCCACGCGTTTCGACCACATTCCGGCCCTGCCGGCGATCGAACCGTCATGCGCTTACGTGCACATCACCTCCAACGAAACGGTCCAGGGAACCCAGTGGCAAGCCTTCCCGGACACGGGAGACGTTCCGCTGGTCGCCGATATGTCGAGCGACATCATGAGCAGACCTCTCGACGTCAGGCGCTTTGGTCTGATTTATGCCGGGGCCCAGAAAAATCTGGGGCCGTCCGGGGTCACCTTGGTGGTCGTCGACAAGCGCCTGTATGAGCGGATTCCCAAGGGACTCCCCACCATGCTCGACTATCGCACGCATGCGCAGGCCGACTCCATGTACAACACGCCGCCGACCCTGGCCGTTTACATGCTCCGCAATGTGCTGTCCTGGCTTCAGGACCAAGGCGGGGTGAGCAGCATCGCGGCGCGCAATGGGCGCAAGGCTGAACGCCTCTATGAGGTCATAGACCGTCATTCAGACCTCTATGCCGGGCATGCACGGCCCGAGGCTCGCTCGACCATGAACGTCACCTTCCGATTGCCGGATGAAGCCATCGAGAAGGCCTTCCTTCAAGGAGCCGAGGCAGTTGGTCTGGTTGGCTTGGCTGGGCACCGCTCGGTGGGCGGTTGTCGGGCCTCCATCTACAACGCCATGCCGGAAGAAGGCGTGGCAGCGCTGGCTGAGTTCATGCTGGCGTTTGCCCGTCGGGGCGCCTAG
- a CDS encoding sugar-binding protein: MAHPPDQRTETKRFRTFAWTIALLLALFAMAALLWWRAPGQTRETQALAPPRLESFQREGLMALLAPGYPSLLPLIETRAGSVRATEGSLDAVAAILDLQTGRALWGVAYHWSGPVTSGGGRVTQPGFAVVVPPQRNEPGSLLYLAAGTGGWERSGSSAYEGTLEVLQRVDAVAWSDAEAGFLVHQQLESALGGRMGRGVTRAFGRSRAGWELFWEEETHSRLRPDRTFEMTQDTGVEVIDPDGDGLREIATTPTWYVRQLASGDRGIHFLAEAPGRYLHRRLGSQFQLASLQLHGGSAAALRLRGAPPLLAVRTPQAPRIDGQFDDWDRVEVNQVGLIWLEDLSLLRYQRRPRRGTHDFSGACRLMWDVDALYLRADVLDDRFRQAQAGKRLYEGDHVALWIDRDLDGDFAQGTRNRDDWQVGLAPRLLEGFPVAAGEAWVWVPRAGRQGITVATAPLMDPFDGARRGYQMEARIPWSAVGGVLPDLRAVPPLPTTDPRQELAARRYRLQLVARMGLTVVLTDADERPQELAYVTNPEFGWGDPRTFNTLMLVDWVRLP; this comes from the coding sequence ATGGCACACCCCCCTGACCAGCGCACCGAGACCAAGCGCTTCCGTACTTTCGCCTGGACCATCGCCCTGTTGCTGGCCTTGTTCGCCATGGCGGCGCTGCTCTGGTGGCGCGCGCCAGGCCAGACGCGGGAGACCCAAGCGTTGGCGCCGCCTCGGCTTGAGTCTTTCCAGCGCGAAGGCTTGATGGCCTTGTTGGCTCCTGGCTATCCGTCCCTGCTGCCCCTGATCGAAACACGGGCCGGCAGTGTTCGGGCAACCGAGGGAAGCCTGGATGCAGTGGCTGCCATCCTGGATTTGCAGACGGGGCGGGCGCTGTGGGGGGTCGCCTATCACTGGTCAGGTCCCGTCACGTCAGGGGGCGGGCGTGTGACGCAACCTGGTTTTGCGGTCGTGGTACCGCCGCAGCGAAATGAGCCTGGCAGCTTGCTCTATCTCGCTGCTGGAACGGGCGGTTGGGAACGGAGCGGCAGTTCGGCCTATGAGGGCACCCTCGAGGTCCTGCAGCGGGTTGACGCGGTGGCTTGGAGCGACGCAGAGGCCGGCTTTCTGGTCCATCAGCAACTGGAGTCCGCGCTGGGGGGGCGAATGGGGCGGGGAGTTACCCGGGCCTTCGGGCGCAGTCGCGCCGGTTGGGAACTGTTCTGGGAAGAAGAAACCCACAGTCGCCTGCGCCCCGATCGCACGTTTGAAATGACCCAGGACACCGGCGTGGAGGTGATCGACCCGGATGGAGATGGCCTCCGGGAGATTGCGACGACGCCGACCTGGTACGTGCGGCAATTGGCGAGCGGCGATCGCGGCATCCATTTTCTGGCCGAGGCCCCGGGGCGCTATCTGCATCGTCGATTGGGCAGTCAGTTCCAACTGGCGAGTCTGCAGCTTCACGGCGGTTCGGCCGCTGCCTTGCGGCTTCGGGGGGCTCCCCCCTTGCTGGCCGTGCGCACCCCACAGGCTCCCCGAATCGATGGCCAGTTCGATGATTGGGATCGCGTCGAGGTCAACCAGGTCGGCTTGATCTGGCTCGAAGACCTGTCGCTTCTGCGCTACCAGCGGCGTCCGCGGCGCGGAACCCACGACTTCAGTGGTGCCTGCCGCTTGATGTGGGATGTGGACGCGCTGTACCTGCGCGCGGATGTGCTGGATGACCGATTCCGCCAGGCTCAGGCAGGCAAGCGACTCTATGAAGGTGACCACGTCGCGTTGTGGATCGATCGCGACCTGGATGGCGATTTTGCTCAGGGGACGCGCAATCGGGACGACTGGCAGGTCGGTCTGGCACCACGCCTGCTCGAGGGATTTCCGGTTGCGGCAGGCGAAGCCTGGGTGTGGGTGCCGCGAGCCGGCCGCCAGGGCATCACGGTGGCGACGGCTCCGCTGATGGACCCGTTCGATGGCGCCCGACGCGGATATCAGATGGAGGCCAGGATTCCCTGGAGCGCCGTCGGTGGCGTGCTGCCTGACCTGCGAGCGGTGCCCCCCTTGCCGACGACCGATCCACGCCAGGAACTGGCGGCGCGTCGGTACAGACTGCAACTGGTGGCCCGTATGGGCTTGACGGTGGTGCTGACGGATGCGGACGAGCGTCCCCAGGAACTGGCTTACGTCACCAATCCGGAATTTGGTTGGGGCGACCCGCGGACCTTCAACACCTTGATGCTGGTCGATTGGGTGCGGCTTCCCTGA
- a CDS encoding YkgJ family cysteine cluster protein translates to MDDTPPAPEGLEEAVAAGSFVRPSEPLPSAAFTFEEALQQASGDAPLAATPSIGSVSFWLDGFRESLREVQRVGPAEAPDSLYGLVDDLVERLRDAYPGVVCRAGCSGCCDSATAFFEIGPSEWELVRSHVERHWSPVQMAAFVHRFDVEHRPRLRGYRWLRWLGVFEPLVDAYFRRQGYRCPFLEAGRCSIYAVRPLVCRMYGFFALQDRLGGTPSVYGCRMQADYFGWLRSQGPLMLPSARTVWARADRLQAPWPRGWRRKILPLWVAGWLDRFSSSGLATPRSM, encoded by the coding sequence TCTGCCGAGCGCGGCCTTCACCTTCGAGGAGGCATTGCAGCAAGCCAGTGGAGACGCCCCGCTAGCGGCCACGCCGTCAATCGGCAGCGTGTCGTTCTGGCTCGACGGTTTTCGCGAGTCCCTGCGAGAGGTGCAGCGGGTCGGCCCGGCGGAGGCGCCTGACAGCCTCTATGGCCTGGTGGACGATCTGGTGGAGCGCCTGCGGGACGCCTACCCGGGTGTCGTCTGCCGGGCCGGCTGTAGTGGCTGTTGCGACTCTGCCACGGCTTTTTTCGAGATCGGACCGTCAGAATGGGAGCTGGTTCGCAGCCACGTCGAGCGTCACTGGTCGCCTGTTCAGATGGCGGCCTTCGTGCATCGCTTCGACGTGGAACATCGTCCTCGTCTCAGGGGTTATCGCTGGCTGCGTTGGCTCGGCGTGTTTGAACCTCTTGTGGACGCCTACTTCAGGCGCCAGGGTTATCGCTGCCCCTTTCTGGAGGCGGGGCGCTGCTCGATTTATGCGGTCCGTCCTCTGGTGTGTCGGATGTATGGTTTTTTTGCGCTGCAAGACCGGCTGGGTGGGACCCCATCGGTGTATGGATGTCGGATGCAGGCCGATTATTTCGGTTGGCTTCGCTCCCAGGGACCCTTGATGTTGCCGTCTGCCCGGACCGTTTGGGCGCGGGCGGATCGTTTGCAGGCACCCTGGCCACGTGGATGGCGCAGGAAAATCTTGCCGCTCTGGGTGGCGGGCTGGCTCGACCGGTTCTCGTCGAGCGGCCTTGCCACCCCTCGGTCAATGTGA